TCACGGGAACGCCGTTCCGGTCGATCACCGAGCAGAGACAGCGGCCACTGCCCGTGCCATCTTTCGAGCCGCTATCGACCGAGGTCACCACCACGGGCTCCACACGCCCCCGCTCCGCCAGCACAAAACCCGCTGCGGCCTGGGGCGTCCGGAGGGCCAGGCAGACCGCGAGCACCGCGACGACACCGACCAGCGCACGTCCTGCCCTCACTCCACACAGGTACAGAACGAGCAGGGCGGCACACACCAGACCGCCTTCTCCGGCGGCCAGTCCGGGGACCCCGTACCAGGCACCGGCGATCGTAGTGCCGACGACGGCGGCCGCTGCCAGACACCCGGCCAGAGTTCCCCTCGCGGTCAGCCGGAGCGGTGGCGGGCCGACGAACTCGGCCGGTCCCCACACCATGCTGCGCAGATGCTCCATCAGGTGTGGTTCCGCCGCGGTCGCGGAGTGTCGTTCACGCCGCATGCGTGCCACTCCTTTCCGCCTCGCTTCCGCCTCCGCCATCCTGGTGCGTGCGTGAACGCTCCGCACTGCCCGGCGCCGGACGGGCGGACGCGGTCCGCGTTGCCGGGATCCGGCAGCAGGGCCGGTATCATCGGCCTGTACCTGCTCGCCCCGATCGTCAAGCGCGAGCTCGGCTCCTTCCTGGAGTTCGTCCGCGCCCGCAAGGCCGGTGAGATCAGCGACGACGACGAAGACCAGGGGTCGGTGAAGACCACCCTCTGACCGCCCCCGCGGCGGCCCGGCTTCGGTACGGGCCCATGCTCACCTCGCGCCTTGGTGAGCACGGGCCCGTACGTCTGCCGTCTATGGCCGACCGGCGTGCTCCGCCCCGTCGCGCCGCCGGTCCAGGTAACCGATGGCCGGGGTCGCCATGATCCCGTGCAGCACCACCGAGATCACGACGGTCAGGGCCACGATCGCCCACAACTCCCGTTCCAGCCCGCCGAAGGAGTCCTGCCCCAACGCGTAGGACAGGTAGAACAGCGAACCGATGCCACGGATCCCGAACAGAGCGACCACGGCAGACTCCTTCTTCCCCATGGCGGTCCGTACCTGTGCCAGCCACCCGGTCAGCGGTCGCACGACCAGCAGCACCAGCACGCCCAGCACCGCGCCCATCAGCGTCAGGGCGGACAAGGCGCCGGCCACCAGGTAACCGCCGAGCAGAAACAACAGCACGGCCGTGAGCAACCGCTCAATCTGCTCGGTGAACTCGTGCAGCACCTTGTGATATCCGTGGCTGCGCTCGGCGGCCCGGATCACACAGGCGGTCACGAACACGGACACGAACCCGTAGCCGTGGAGCACCTCGGCGATGCCGTACGACATGAAGGTGGCGCCCAGCGCCACGAAGCCCTCCATGTGCTCGGACAGCCGCAGCGCCGAGGTGCGCACCCGGAAGAACATCCACCCCAGCACCCAGCCCACACCACCCCCGACGGCCAGCCCGACAGCACACCTGCCCAGCAGGTCGGTCAGAGCCCACGATCCGATCCAGTCCGTCGACCACCCCGTCCCGGCCGCCGCGGCGAGAGCGATGGCCGCGTAGACGAACGGAAAGGCGAGTCCGTCGTTCAGCCCCGCCTCACTGGTCAGGGAGAACCGCACCTCGTCCTCGTCGCGCTCGGTACCGAGCGGCTCGCCGACGCGCACCTCACCGGCCAGCACGGGATCCGTGGGCGCGAGCACAGCCCCCAGCAGCAGAGCGGCAGCGGGCGGCCAGTCGAGCAGCCCCCAGGCCAGCAGGGCGACGACCGCCACGGTCAGCGGCATCGTGATGCCCAGCAGCCGCCACGTACCGGACCAGCGGCGCCAGCCGAAGGGCCGGTCGATGGCGAGCCCAGCGCCCATCAGCGACACGATCACACACACCTCGGTGGTGTGCTCGACCCACAGGCGATCACGAACGGGATCCACGGCCGGCACGCCCAACGGCAGCAACTCGATCAGAGCCCCCGCGGCGAGGAAGACCATGGGCAGGGACAACGGCCGCTTGGACACCACCCGGGGCAGCACAGCCGCCCCCAGCGCCCCCAGGCCCAGAAAGACGTAGACCACGTCCGAAAGCGTCACTGAGACCTCCTGCCCGACGCGATCATTCCCAGGCCAGGTGTGTACCACGTCCGCACCGGTGCCTCGCCCGACTACGTCACCGAGATCGCTGCCTGCCCGTTTGCGGCGGACGAGGCGGGGGGCCGCCGGGTCCGCTGCGGCTACGGTGGTATGTGCCACTCGGGCCGGCGATCTGGGCGCTCCTGTACAACGGCGGCATCCACGCCACCGTCGCCGGGGTCGCCATGGGCCTGATCCTGCGCACGGTCCGCGACCAGGACGAGAAGGAGTCACCCCGCACGGCGAACTCGCCTTCCCCGGCCCGGCCGTCGGCGAGCACGTCAAGGCCGCCGTCCTGATCGCTTCACTCACCGCCGCCCTACTGGCCGGCCTGCTCCTGCGCCGCAGGAACGCCGTACACCGGCGCCTGCACGAGGAGGAAAACCTCGACGCGGAGCCGACGGCATCCCTGGCATCTACCAGCGCACCGAAGCTGGCGGCGCATGACCTGGCCGCCACCTCGTGCTGCCCGGGAGCGGGCCGAGGACGCTGCGTACGGGCTCGGCCATGGCCTGCCGGTCGCCGGTGAGGACCGGGAACAGCAGCTCGCCCGCCTCGGACGCAACGGGGCGACGGCCTGACTGCTGGCGGCTCACCAACCGAATGACCTTACAGCTGGTCCCCCATGCCGACTGGTTCCGGAGGATGCGGCCCGCCACCGTCCATGATGTCCTGCTCGCAGGTACGTCTGTCGTAGGACTGGTCATTGGGGATCAACAGCACTCCGGCAACCTGCTCAGGGTGTTCGACGGCGAGCCAGGCGTCGCCCGTGAGGTCACCGTCCGGCCCGAACGCCTCGGACGAATAGACCGTCTGACACCCCAACGCCACGCGTTCCTCATCGACCGCGCAGGCGTCCACTGCAGGACCGGATATCTCGTCAGCGCCGTCGAAGCGGTAGTGGAAGTGGACCTGGTCACCTTCGGAGGGCACCTGCGGATGGGGCTCAAGGCGCCAGTCAACGACCTCGGCGGTGACGCCGAGAGGCCGCCCAGACGTGTCCTCGACCTGCACCCTGACACCGGCCTCACCGCGCTCCGCCGTCGTGTCGGTGCAGCCCCAGTGGGAAGAGCAGCCTGACAGGGCGAAAATCACCAGAGCCAACGGAGCACCGGCAAGTGCCCGTGCGGGGAACACTCAGATGACCTCCAGTCAGGGTGGAGCGGAGCAGTGTACCCCGGGGTCTGACAGGTGCGGGTGACAGCGACGGGCGCCTGCGACCAGTAACGGCGGACTGACCGCATACCCCGGGGGCGACCGGTGGCGTTGGGAGAGCCGGATCTTCGGCGGGGCGTACGACGAAGCGCCGGCTCATGAGCGGCCCGTCTACGGGGCGTTGAACTTCCGTCGCAAGCCCGAAGGCGGGGCGCCGCGGTTCGGCTCTGCCCACTTCCGGCTGGCAGCCGAGACGCTGGCGCGGACCACGTTCTGCTACCCGGACAGTTTCCTTGAACCCTCGAACTTCGGTGTCGCGGCGCGCATGGGGCTCATCGAGCTCGCCCTCGCCGATCGTCAGGACGACCTGGACGACTACATCGAGGCGCAGGTCCACGGGCCTGTGCGACCGAAGTGCCACGTGGAGGCACTGGTCCTGGACCCCTGCTATCGAGGTACTGCTGTCGAGGTGGCGGCCCTGCGCCTGGGCTGCCCCGTGGAGTGGCACCCCGGCTTCCGACTCAGGGTCGAGGAACTCCTCCGTCATCCCGGCTACCGCGGTCAGGAATACGTCGACTTGGGCGCACGGATCGCCGTCGACGGCGTACTCAATCCGCGCATCGTCGCGGATGCAGCGCGTGCCGGCCACCACGACCCCCAGGCGATCAAGAAAGTGTGGCACTACCTCGCGCGTTTCGGGGCGCCTTGCAGCGTCGCTGACGATTCGGAGAGTCCGGCGCCGACGGAGGGGGCTGTACTCGATGGCCTTCGCTGAGACGCTGGTGCCGGAGGGGTTGTGGGAGTTGTTCCGGACGGGGTGACGGGCACGAGCCCCGCAATGTAACCCCGATGAAGGAGAGCACTCCCCCATGGAAAACCGGCTCAAGAACAAGAACACCGACAACACCGACGTGTGGACCGCAGTCCGGCACCTGCACAAGGCGATCGCCGCCGGGGGCGTCGACCTGAAGCTGCTCGCGCTGATCCATCTGCGCGTCAGCCAGATCAACAGCCGCTCGGCGTGCGTCTACGCCAGTGTCGCAGGAGGGAGGAAGGTCGGTGACACCGACGAGCGGCTGCACAACGTGGCGGCGTGGCCTGAGGTGCCGTTCTACACCGACGCGGAGCGCGCGGCACTGAGGCTGGCCGAGGTTGCCACCCGGCTGCAGGACGGTGCGGAGGGAGTCACCGACGAGATCTGGAACGAGGCCAACGCCCACTTCACGGAGGAGCAGATCGGCGCGATCAACCTGGAGATCGCTCTGACCAACTTCTTCAACCGGATCAACCGCACCATCAAGGATCCGGCCGGCCAGACCTGGGGCTGAGGCCAACGCGGCCCCTACTCACGGACCACGCAGTGGTGACTGAGCCACACTGGTCAGTCGCCACGTGAACAGCGCGGCGAGGAACCAGGCGAGCGCGAACCGGACCTCACGCGACTACATCGAGGCCCTGGCTCCCGGATGAGCGATGCCAGGGACACGGCTGCGGTGTCAGTCTGCTGAAGTATCCTTCCCGCCACCGCGCACCGACTGGGAGGACCAAGAGAATTGACCGGCTTGTCTGCTTTCCCCTCGCCCTTTCACGCTTCCCGTTCCCTTTCGTTCGCGACACCCCGAACGCTGCGGGAACTCCAGATGATGCAGTGCAGCGCACACATCCGTGCGAAGCCGGGGTGGGTCAACAAGATGAACGATCCCGACATCGTCGCGAGGTGGACGCGAGAAGCGGTCGCCCAGGGCCTCACCGAAGCGCAAGTCCGCTACGTGCTTGCCGAACTCGAGCATTACGCCGCACTGCGGGATGGGCGAACCGGGGTCGAGGTGTCCGCCGTCGACGGGGTGTGGCAGTCGGACACACTGGTCGACGACACGCTCAGATCGCGACTGCGCAAGGCGGTTCAGGTTCTGGAACAGGTCCCCGAAGCAGAGCAGGACTGGCATCCCGGATCCGACGGCCAGGTGTTGGATCTGGTTCATCCCTCACTTTATTGCCTAGTGAGAGGGGTGAGCGGCGCGCCCGAGCGGGCTTGGCAGAACCCGACGGACCGCTACTCGAAATACGAATTCTCGGAGAAATTCCAATGGCTGCCCACGGATGTCGACGTCAGTGACGACGGCGATGTCGCCTTCCGCTCGTACGTCAACAACGTCCACCCCGAGACTCATCGCGAACTGGCCTCCGTCCTGCCAGACTTGTTCGCGCGTATGCGCCCGCTACTGGAGAACGTGCTCACCGATTTGCGCCATGGGCGGCCCGCGCGAATCGAGGCCGATCCCTACGGCTGGTACGACTCGAAGCCAGAGTATCCAGACAAATCCTCCTACAGTGATGACGGTGCCCACGCAGAAGCCGTCCGCGTATGGGAAATGGCCCAGGACGACTGGTGGGAAAACCGCCGCCCTGTCATCCCGGACGCCCCGGCCTTCACCCCGCCCGAGCGCCCCGACGCATCCGCCCGAGTCGACCTGCGTGGCCACCGTCTCCAGGTGATCGTCAAGCTCGCCACCATTCACCTCACCCCCGACAAGCCCGAGTATCCCGGCGGATCCTGGCATGTCGAGGGAATGCTGAACGAGCGGATCGTCTCCACCGGCATCTACTACTGGGACAGCGAAAACATCACCGAAAGCCGGCTGAGCTTCCGGGCGGCGCTCGACGACCCGCACTACGAGCAGAACGACGACAACGGTCTGCGTGAGGTCTATGGCCTGGAGGACGAAGACGCGCTGAACCAGATGCTGGGATCGGCATCGACCCCAGCGGGCCGTTGTCTTGCTTTCCCGAACATCCTGCAACACCGGGTCGACTCATTCCGCCTTGTCGACCCCACCCGACCGGGACACCGCAAGATTCTCGCGTTCTTCCTGGTCGACCCATCGGAAACAATCGTCTCGACATCCGATGTGCCAGCGCAACAACCGTGGTCCGACACCTCGACCATGACGCTTGAACAGGCTGAGAACTACCGCGAACAACTCATGCGGGAACGCAAGTTCTTCGTCGACGAACACAACGAGCAGCTCTACGAACGAGAGTTCTCCCTCTGCGAGCACTGAACCCCTTGCATTCCAGATACGTCCAGGTCAGAAGGTGCGGATAGCCGGAACGACGGTGCCGTCGCAGCGGGTAGAGCATCTGGCCCACCAGAGCAGTCGCCAGGCCCTCGAAGCCCGTGGACGGCTCCCGGAGCCGGGTCTGCGGGGCAGGATCCTGTCCCGTAGGTCGGCAGGGTCCTCTTGCCTTCCTTCTAGGTTGGCGCCATGGACGACAGAGAACTCCACATCGACAAGATGACCCCGCACGAGCGCAACTACGTCCCCTCGGCCTTGTCCTCACCCGCGTCGTACGGGACGCCGTGCCGCCCGCCCCGGAAACAGCGGGGACGTGCGCACTCCCAGCACAGACCGTCTGGGGCTTCGCCTTCGCCCCGCTGTTCGCCATCCCAGCCCTGATGACCGCGGTGACCTGGTCGTACGCAAAGCGGCACCGGCGGGGACAGGCATAACCCCTACAAGGTGCCTGGCATCGTCCCAGAACGCGCCTCGGCCACCCCGAGGGCCGGTGAGGCCCTCGGAGACGGCCAGGGCCGTCGAGGTGCCGGCGTCAGCAGGGCTGGGGGATGCCGTTGCCGATGTGGGTGGGCACCGGGTCGGTCTCGCTGTAGATGTCCGTG
This is a stretch of genomic DNA from Streptomyces hawaiiensis. It encodes these proteins:
- a CDS encoding cation:proton antiporter codes for the protein MTLSDVVYVFLGLGALGAAVLPRVVSKRPLSLPMVFLAAGALIELLPLGVPAVDPVRDRLWVEHTTEVCVIVSLMGAGLAIDRPFGWRRWSGTWRLLGITMPLTVAVVALLAWGLLDWPPAAALLLGAVLAPTDPVLAGEVRVGEPLGTERDEDEVRFSLTSEAGLNDGLAFPFVYAAIALAAAAGTGWSTDWIGSWALTDLLGRCAVGLAVGGGVGWVLGWMFFRVRTSALRLSEHMEGFVALGATFMSYGIAEVLHGYGFVSVFVTACVIRAAERSHGYHKVLHEFTEQIERLLTAVLLFLLGGYLVAGALSALTLMGAVLGVLVLLVVRPLTGWLAQVRTAMGKKESAVVALFGIRGIGSLFYLSYALGQDSFGGLERELWAIVALTVVISVVLHGIMATPAIGYLDRRRDGAEHAGRP
- a CDS encoding DUF4246 domain-containing protein; the encoded protein is MTGLSAFPSPFHASRSLSFATPRTLRELQMMQCSAHIRAKPGWVNKMNDPDIVARWTREAVAQGLTEAQVRYVLAELEHYAALRDGRTGVEVSAVDGVWQSDTLVDDTLRSRLRKAVQVLEQVPEAEQDWHPGSDGQVLDLVHPSLYCLVRGVSGAPERAWQNPTDRYSKYEFSEKFQWLPTDVDVSDDGDVAFRSYVNNVHPETHRELASVLPDLFARMRPLLENVLTDLRHGRPARIEADPYGWYDSKPEYPDKSSYSDDGAHAEAVRVWEMAQDDWWENRRPVIPDAPAFTPPERPDASARVDLRGHRLQVIVKLATIHLTPDKPEYPGGSWHVEGMLNERIVSTGIYYWDSENITESRLSFRAALDDPHYEQNDDNGLREVYGLEDEDALNQMLGSASTPAGRCLAFPNILQHRVDSFRLVDPTRPGHRKILAFFLVDPSETIVSTSDVPAQQPWSDTSTMTLEQAENYREQLMRERKFFVDEHNEQLYEREFSLCEH
- a CDS encoding Na+/H+ antiporter NhaA; protein product: MPLGPAIWALLYNGGIHATVAGVAMGLILRTVRDQDEKESPRTANSPSPARPSASTSRPPS
- a CDS encoding carboxymuconolactone decarboxylase family protein; translated protein: MENRLKNKNTDNTDVWTAVRHLHKAIAAGGVDLKLLALIHLRVSQINSRSACVYASVAGGRKVGDTDERLHNVAAWPEVPFYTDAERAALRLAEVATRLQDGAEGVTDEIWNEANAHFTEEQIGAINLEIALTNFFNRINRTIKDPAGQTWG